Genomic window (candidate division WOR-3 bacterium):
CAATTGATGGTCTTTTTTCAACCCATCTATTCTGCAGTTTTTCCGGCTCGACCCTATAATGAGATTGCTACTTTATTAGAAAACCGAGAGAATATTGAATTGCTCATCAAAGAGATTGAGCGTGTCGAAGCCGAGACTAAAATTATTATCCGCAAAGAAAAATCTCATCCGAAAGAAAATCCAATCACTGACTCAACCCATAGCGCGACGACCAAAAGATTATCAATATTTTCTCAAATTGGCCGATGGTTTAAAAGGTAATTAATATATGAATCAAATAACTAACTCAGTAAATATAGCGACTGCCCAATATTATCGATATTTTCTCAAATTGGCAAATGGTTTGAAAGGCAAGTTCTTAATAAATATATGAAGCAAATGTCTAACTCAGTTAATATCGTGACGACCTCAAATTATCAATGTTTTCGCAAATTGTCCGATGGTTTGAAAGGTAAGTTCTTAATACTTAATATATGAAGCAAATTTTTAAGATTTATTTATAGAAGGACTAAAAATGATACCTAAAGAAAATATTAAGCGCGTCTTAGCCACAGATTGTGGTAGCACCACAACCAAAGCAATTTTAATTGAAAAGACCGGCAGTGAATATCGGTTAAAAGTTCGGGGTGAAGCACCGACAACTGTCGAAGCACCTTTTGAAGATGTTACCCGCGGGGTCTTAAATTCAATTCGTGAGGTTGAAGAGTTGTCCAATAAAGTCATTTTAGATGGTGAAAAAATCATTAAACCATCTAAAAATGATAAAGAAGGTGTTGACATCTATATCTCCACTTCATCTGCGGGTGGTGGTCTACAAATGATGGTTGCGGGTGTGGTCTTAACTATGACTGCCGAAAGTGCCGCACGTGCGGCTTTAGGCGCTGGTGCTATTGTAATGGATGTCATTGCTTCTAATGATGGTCGCTTACCCCACGAAAAAATCGAAAGAATTAGAACTTTACGTCCAGATATGATTTTGCTTTCAGGCGGAGTTGACGGTGGCACGATTTCTCATGTTGTGGAGTTGGCTGAGTTGATTCGGGCTGCTGACCCCAGACCCAGATTTGGCACAGGTTATAGTCTGCCTGTTATCTATGCCGGTAATAAAGATGCCCGCGACTTAATTATAAAAACTCTACAAGATAAAAGTGCTTTAGTCATTGTGGAAAATCTCCGTCCTGTGCTGGAACGAGAAAATCTGATTCCTGCCCGTCATCGGATTCATGATTTATTTATGGAACATGTAATGGCACATGCTCCCGGTTATAAGAAATTAATGGAATGGACCGATGTGCCCATTATGCCAACACCAGGGGCTGTCGGTCTTTTAATTGAAAATATTGGCAAGACCGAACATATTGATGTTTTAGGCGTTGATATTGGCGGAGCAACAACCGATATCTTCTCAGTCTTTTCTGGAATCTTTAACCGAACTGTCAGCGCTAATTTAGGAATGTCTTATAGTATCTCTAATGTCTTGGCTGAAGCCGGTGAAGAAAATATTATGCGCTGGATACCATTTGAAATTCCAGTTGCCGATGTGCGCAATCGCATTCGTAATAAGATGATTCGACCAACAACCATTCCATCAACTTTAGAAGAATTAAAAATTGAACACGCCATTGCTCGTGAAGCCTTGCGCTTAGCCTTAGAACAACATAAGTCAATGGCCGTAGGACTCAAAGGAGTTCAACAGGAACGAACGATTTCTGATGCGTTTGCTCAGACGCTATCTGGTGAAACTTTAGTAAATATGATGAGTCTTAATCTGATTGTTGGCTCAGGTGGTATCTTATCCCATGCTCCCCGACGCGTCCAAGCCGCATTAATGATGATTGACGCCTTTTTACCCGAGGGCGTTACACGCTTAGCAGTTGATAGTATCTTTATGATGCCGCATTTAGGTGTCTTGTCCACTGTGCACCAAGAAGCCGCCAAAGAAGTCTTTGAAAAAGATTGCTTAGTAAAATTAGGAACTTGTATTGCACCAGTTGGTGAAGGCAAACCTAATGCAAAATGTGTTTCGGTAAAAGTAACGAAACCTAATGGTGAAGTGTTAGAGAAAACAGTTAATTATGGCGATATCTTTTTAATTCCTTTAGAAAATATTAAAACCCGGGCTCAGATTCGACCTGAAAAGAATTTTGATGTCGGTGCCGGTAAAGGAAAAGAACTTGACACTGAAATCGAAGGTGGTGTTGTTGGTGTGATTATCGACTGCCGCGGCCGTAGACCCTTTGTCATACCCCAAGAATCAAAACAAAGAATTGAGTTTCTCCAAAAGACCGCAACCGCACTCAATGCCTATCCTAAGTAAAATTAAAAATGAAAAAATGATAATCAAAGACTGCAACCGCACTCAACGCCTATCCCAAGTAGACTAAAAATGAAAAATAAGCAACTAAAAACCGAAAAACAATATATTCCCGAGCATATTCATTGGATATTTAATTTTTAGTTTTTTATTTCTATGGACCTAAAGTTTATTCGCAATAATCCCGAACAGGCAAAAAAGATTCTTGCACGTCGTGATGAACCGATATCAATTGATGAAATTTTACAATTAGATGAGAAGCGCCGAGATGTAATCAAAGTGCGCGACCAGATGCGAATGAATCACCGCCAACTCTCCGAACAAGTTGCTAAACTTAAAAAAGAGAAAAAAGAAGTCAGTAATCTGGTGAATGAATGTAAAGAACTGAGCGAAAAGATTAAAACCGTTGAACAAGAACTGAGCACAATTGAAAATGAATTAGAAAACAAACTCAAATTTCTGCCTAATATTATTCACGAATCAGTTCCGGATGAAGATAAAATTGTCGCTTCTTGGGGCAACAAACCAGAATTTACTTTTACGCCTTTAGCCCATTGGGATTTATGTGAAGCACTCCAAATCGTTGATTTTACTCGGGCATCTAAAATTTCTGGCTCACGATTTGTATTATTTAAGGGTTTAGGTGCACTCTTAGAACGGGCTCTGATTAATTTTTGTTTAGACATCCATACCAAAAATGGTTATCAGGAAATTAACCCGCCGGCATTAAATTTAGAAGAATGTTTTTATAATACGGGCGCTTTACCTAAATTAGCCGATGAAATGTATCGCTGTACTCAAGACCCGTTCTATTTAATTCCCACCGCGGAAGTGCCTTTAGTTAATTTACATAGTAATGAGTGCTTAAAAGAAGATGAACTGCCCAAATACTATACAGCTTATACACCTTGTTTTCGCCGTGAAGCCGGCTCTTATGGAAAAGATGTCAGAGGAATGATAAGAATCCATCAGTTTGATAAAGTCGAATTAGTCAAATTTACTAAACCCGAAGATTCTTTTGACGAGTTAGAAAAAATGCGAAAAGATGTCGAAGAACTTATGCAATTATTAGAAATTCCTTATCAGGTAAAGTTATTATCCGCCAAAGAGATGGCATTTCAGTCGGCTAAAACTTATGATATTGAAGCCTGGGCAGGCGGTGTTGGTGCCTGGTTAGAAGTTTCTTCTATATCTAATTGTGTTGATTTTCAAGCCCGACGCGGCAATATTCGCTTGCGTCGAAAATCAGGAGAACTGGAGTATGTCCACATCTTAAATGGCTCAGGCTTGGCATTTCCTCGAATTTTCATCGCCTTAATTGAAAACAACCAGCAAAAAGATGGAACTGTAATAATTCCCGAAGTGCTTAGACCCTATATGGGTGGGATAAGCAAAATCGGTTAGAAAATACCTTCTCTTAAAAGAAAATGGCATCAGCGAATACAAAAAAGAAAATTATTGCATTAGGCAAATTTCTCTTTGAGCATAAATACATTGTTGCCTCAGACGGTAATATTAGTGCCCGAGTTAATAATTGGGAAATGCTCATTACCCGAAGCGGAGTCTGTAAAGGAGAGTTGAGCACTAATGATATAGTTAAGCTGAACCTTAAAGATTGGAATCTGGAAGATAAAATTTACCCATTAAAACCATCTTCAGAATATCGCATGCATTCAGCAATTTATCTGCAAAGACCGGATGTCAATGCTGTTATTCATGCTCATCCAGCGCTTGCCACAACCTTTGCTGTTACCGGCAGAAAATTAAATGTGAACTTATTAACTGAAACCGCCCAAACCCTGGGGGTAATAAAATATCTTGGCTATTATCCGCCAGGAAGTGTTGAGTTAGCAAATGCCGTAAGAAAAGCCGTCATTAAGCATAATGTCATTATTTTAGGCAATCATGGCGTGGTTGTCTGTGGCCAAGATTTAACTGATGCCAGATTTCGGTTAGAGCGGTTAGAATTTTTAGCAAAAGTTACGCTGTTAGTTACCCTTATTCAATAACCACCGACTAAGAAATTAATTGGAGATTTTTCAACTCTTTGCAACTTCAGACAATCCTAATATTATATTCTGCTTTATCTTAAAATTACCTCTTGATTAGTTCTTTTTTATCTTATCTCGAAATTATATCTTATTTATCTCAAAATATCTCTTAATTAGTTCTATATCTTATCTCAAGATAACTGCTTTTTGAATCGAACTACCTTGAGGAGTCTTTAGTTCGCAGAAATAGATACCACTTAATAACTTTCTTGCGTTTTGGTCTGTGCCATCCCAACTAATATTAGAGCCATCAATTTTGAGTGTCTTTACTAATGCACCAGAGAGATTGTAAATGTTCAACTGGGCATTGCGGATATTAGGCAATGTCAAGTGAATTGTCGTTCTTTCCGAAAAAGGATTGGGGAATAAGGAAAAGGGGTTGTTGGGATTAATAGTAAAAATAAGCGTTGACGCTTCTGTTTCTTCAATACCGGGTAATCGTTCACCAAAAAATGTTAGGATTCGACGCATCACATCCCATTTTTGGATATATCTTAAGGCCGAGTGGTCGATTGCTTCAAAGGGCATTCCAAAATATACCAGTTTATAAGTTCCGCTATAATGAATTGCACCATAAACCGTAGTATCTGAATAACCGCGATACCAAAAGCATCCTTTAGCACCACTTAGCGGTTTAATGCCATCATTAGAACGAGAATTTGCAGCACCACCAGCACCACCTAAGACAATTGTATCACCATTAACACCACCAATTGGGTCATTGGGCACACCAACCGCAAAAATAATTCCGGTGCTGTTAGTGATATACGATGCGCGCAGATAGTTGCTATAAAAGGTCGTTGTACCGATGTGTTGGCCTAAGTTTTGTCCGCATATAAAGAGTTTGTTTCCAGAATTAAGATAACTCGTAAGATTAGTAATATCAGTCGTAGTTAAGGTATTCAAACTATCTAAACCAGTAAACCAAACTGTGACTGGATAATTAGAGAGAGTCTCTAAAGGTGGTGAGCCAGCAGAATTTACTGTCCACAGTCGATAAAAAGTTTTTAAGGAATCTATGGCTTCTTTATAATATATTTCATAATTAGCACCTTCGTCGTCGTCAACCAAAAGAATTCGGGGAAAACAGATATTAACATAAATTGTATCTAAAGTGCTTAAAGAAGGTGGATTAGCATTTTTCTGAACAATAAATTTAACCTGATGGGGCACAGCATTAGCATTAACTGAAAATACAAAGGAATCAGCCGAACAATTTTGTGATGCGCCAGCACTAATATTAGGAAAACTTGCCGTGTTCTTGATAATCGTAACATCCGGGTCATTAGTAGAAAGTATTGCAGTAACACTGGATGCATTTTGATAACCCCGTTCATTCGTCAAAGTTATAATTAAACTCACTGTCTCATTATTTTGGGGATAGTTATTATTACCATCATTTATCCGTAATGCTGATGTCTTGAGATTACATCGAATTGGTTGATAGATTGCTTTTGTCACATTGATGCGTCCATAGCCACAATTTCCTTGAGCGTATTGGGGGTCAGGCATTGGGTCACAAGATTGGAAGATTCTCAAAGTGCATTCGGCATTAGTCATTCTTGGATACATTGATTTTAAGAGCACGGCCAAGCCAGCGACACAAGGAGTGGACATTGATGTGCCATCCCAAGCACCGTAGCCATTATTAGGGTCAGTAGTTAAAACTGCTGTTCCTGGGGCACAAACATCAACAAACGGACCATAATTTGATTGACCCGGTCCTGGCCAATCAGAAAGATAATCATTTTGGTCAGTTGCCGCCACACAAATAACATTCTGATAGCAGGCAGGATAGCGTAAAACACCTGGTGGATGAGTTTCACAATTTCCGGCTGAAGCCATCAATACACAACCTCCTGCCCAGGCATAATTGATTGCATCCTGATATGCTTGTTGATAAGCAGAACCGCCAAACGACATACTTACTGCCCAAACTTGTCGGGTTACAGCATAATAAAGTGCCGGTAGATAATTGTAAATATAGCCACCATAGCCACAACGGGCATCAACATAACGACAACCCCAACTATAACTGGCAATGCCGAGATTATTATTAGTATGAGCAATCGGAATGCCAGCGCAGTTGGTTCCGTGGTCATCTCCGGCATTAGGATAAGGGTTTGGGTCGTTTCCAATCCAGTCCCAGCCAATGACATCATCCGTGTACAAGTTGCCATCTTGGTCAATACCATCAAAGTCACCGCCTTGAGATGCGGGATAAGGGTCAAAACGTCGATTACCATTAACATCTTCCGGCGTATTAATCGAATAGACATATTTCAAATCATCGTGATTATAATCAACACCACAATCAATAATCATTACAGTCACAGTAGAATCGCCTAAAATACCATCCCAAGCCAAAGCACATTGACACTTTATTAAGTGCCATTGTGAGTTATAATAAGGGTCATTAGGCACACGGTCAACTTGAAAAATATAATCAGGTTCAGCATATTGAATAACACCGGTCTTCTCATAGTCTTTTATGATCTGCCTTATATCTTTAGTTTCAGGAAAATTAAAGCGATAGAATAAGTCCATACCGTATTGTTTGGCAAGTTCACTGGGATTAGGGTCAGGAATAATTTTCTCTACTTTATTTACTTGCCATTTTTGGTTTAATCGGTCAATTTGAGGAATGTTAGTTTTCGCAATACCGTCAAAAACATCCGTGCCAATTTTATTCCGATATTCCGGTTTGAACTTTACAATCATCGTACCCAATAAATATTTGTTTCCATCTATCTCACCTATGCTGTGTGCTATGAGATTTTCCCTTTGATTAGCAAAAACCAGACTAATAATTGCTAAAAAGACAAAAATAATTTTATTTAACATTAAGTCCTCCAAAAATAAAATTAAATAACATCATAAAATGATACCATAAATTATAAATTGCAATAGATAATGTGTCAAGAAATCAGTTATGAGACTGCTGACTACATAAATTTTTGCCATAGAATGCTTCCACCTATGCAGGTTTCGATTAAACAGAAAGAAAAAATGGTATTGGCTGAAATCTCTTAACATTCTGAATTTTTTGCCAGTTCAGGTTCATTTTCCAATCATCGATTTGCATATTCTGAACACTGCCCCAAAGAAGCAAAATAAGAGTCCGATTTCAGTAATTGAGATTCAGAGAGTTTGGGGTATTCAATAGCAAATTGAATTTTTCGGGATTGTCAATTGTATTCTGGTTTTGACTATCACTATCGTCTGTATAGGGTTGACAAAATAGTTTTTACTTTTATACTTTGATTATGCCAATACCTAATAGCGAATCAGAGAGTGCAAAAGACTCAAAGCGAATGGAAGTGCCCAATGGTCTTTGGCTTCGATGTGAAGGGTGTAATGAGATTTTATACCGCAAGAGTTTAGAAAAAAACTATTATATCTGTTCCAAATGCGGTTTTCATTTTCGGATTAGTATCAAAAAATACATTGAGATTTTATTAGACCCAAATACTTTTGAAGAATTTGACGCCAATCTTTTACCTGAAGACCCATTAAAATTTCCCAAATATCCAGAAAAAGTAGCCGAAGCCCAGAAAAAAACCGGTTTTAATGAAGGGTTTGTTTATGGCCGAGGAAAGGTAAATAATATACCTTTAATTATAGGATTAATGGATTTTAATTTTATTGGTGGAAGTATGGGCTCGGTCGTTGGCGAAAAAGTTGCCCGAGCAATTAGAAAAGCACGCTCAGACCGAATCCCTTTGGTGATTATTGCAACTTCAGGCGGTGCCCGAATGCACGAAGGTATCTTCTCTTTAATGCAGATGGCAAAAACTGCTGCGGAATTAGCCCTTTTATCCGAGGCACACATCCCTTTTATTTCAATTGTTACCAATCCCACTATGGCTGGTGTGATGGCATCTTATGCCTCTTTGGGCGATATTATTATTGCTGAACCTAAAGCATTATTAGGATTTGCTGGCGCAAGAGTAATTGAAGGCACTATCGGTGAAAAATTACCCGAAGGATTCCAAACCGCGGAGTTTTTACTAAAACACGGATTTGTTGACATTGTCGTGAGCCGAAAAGACCTACGCGCAACCTTATCGAAAATCCTTGACATCCTATCCCCAAAGCAAGAAATGTCACAAAATGATTAGCATTCTTAAAGAGGGATTCTCGTGACACTAACAATTATTGTAGCAAGGAATGGCAGATGGCTTTGGAAAATTTGTTCTTTATTGTTTTTTGATTATCTCCATTATATCTATAATCAATACTCCAATCATTTTTGGAATTATTTCTAAATTGTTTTGATATTTATATAATATAAGACGATGAGCCGAATTTTCTTAGAAAACATCTCCAAAATATTTGATAATAAAATTATTGCGATAGACAATCTGTCCTTAGAAATCAAAGACGGAGAGTTCTTTGTCTTAGTTGGTCCTTCGGGCTGTGGCAAATCAACAGTTTTAAGAATCATTGCCGGTTTAGAAGAACCAACTCAAGGTAAGGTTTATATTGGCGATAGAGTTGTCAATGATATCGCACCTAAAGACCGCAATGTCGCTATGGTGTTCCAAAATTATGCGCTCTATCCGCATATGACTGCGTTTGACAATATGGCGTTCGGGTTAAAATTAAGGAAAACTCCGAAATCAGAAATTCACCGAAGAGTCACCGAAGCGGCTAAAATCTTAAATATTGAACATCTGCTTAATCGAAAACCTAAAGCCTTATCCGGGGGTGAACGGCAACGAGTTGCAGTAGGCCGAGCAATTGTTCGCAACCCTGCAGTATTCCTTTTTGATGAACCCCTCTCTAATATCGACGCCAAACTACGCGTTCA
Coding sequences:
- a CDS encoding S8 family serine peptidase; the encoded protein is MLNKIIFVFLAIISLVFANQRENLIAHSIGEIDGNKYLLGTMIVKFKPEYRNKIGTDVFDGIAKTNIPQIDRLNQKWQVNKVEKIIPDPNPSELAKQYGMDLFYRFNFPETKDIRQIIKDYEKTGVIQYAEPDYIFQVDRVPNDPYYNSQWHLIKCQCALAWDGILGDSTVTVMIIDCGVDYNHDDLKYVYSINTPEDVNGNRRFDPYPASQGGDFDGIDQDGNLYTDDVIGWDWIGNDPNPYPNAGDDHGTNCAGIPIAHTNNNLGIASYSWGCRYVDARCGYGGYIYNYLPALYYAVTRQVWAVSMSFGGSAYQQAYQDAINYAWAGGCVLMASAGNCETHPPGVLRYPACYQNVICVAATDQNDYLSDWPGPGQSNYGPFVDVCAPGTAVLTTDPNNGYGAWDGTSMSTPCVAGLAVLLKSMYPRMTNAECTLRIFQSCDPMPDPQYAQGNCGYGRINVTKAIYQPIRCNLKTSALRINDGNNNYPQNNETVSLIITLTNERGYQNASSVTAILSTNDPDVTIIKNTASFPNISAGASQNCSADSFVFSVNANAVPHQVKFIVQKNANPPSLSTLDTIYVNICFPRILLVDDDEGANYEIYYKEAIDSLKTFYRLWTVNSAGSPPLETLSNYPVTVWFTGLDSLNTLTTTDITNLTSYLNSGNKLFICGQNLGQHIGTTTFYSNYLRASYITNSTGIIFAVGVPNDPIGGVNGDTIVLGGAGGAANSRSNDGIKPLSGAKGCFWYRGYSDTTVYGAIHYSGTYKLVYFGMPFEAIDHSALRYIQKWDVMRRILTFFGERLPGIEETEASTLIFTINPNNPFSLFPNPFSERTTIHLTLPNIRNAQLNIYNLSGALVKTLKIDGSNISWDGTDQNARKLLSGIYFCELKTPQGSSIQKAVILR
- a CDS encoding glutamate mutase L; its protein translation is MIPKENIKRVLATDCGSTTTKAILIEKTGSEYRLKVRGEAPTTVEAPFEDVTRGVLNSIREVEELSNKVILDGEKIIKPSKNDKEGVDIYISTSSAGGGLQMMVAGVVLTMTAESAARAALGAGAIVMDVIASNDGRLPHEKIERIRTLRPDMILLSGGVDGGTISHVVELAELIRAADPRPRFGTGYSLPVIYAGNKDARDLIIKTLQDKSALVIVENLRPVLERENLIPARHRIHDLFMEHVMAHAPGYKKLMEWTDVPIMPTPGAVGLLIENIGKTEHIDVLGVDIGGATTDIFSVFSGIFNRTVSANLGMSYSISNVLAEAGEENIMRWIPFEIPVADVRNRIRNKMIRPTTIPSTLEELKIEHAIAREALRLALEQHKSMAVGLKGVQQERTISDAFAQTLSGETLVNMMSLNLIVGSGGILSHAPRRVQAALMMIDAFLPEGVTRLAVDSIFMMPHLGVLSTVHQEAAKEVFEKDCLVKLGTCIAPVGEGKPNAKCVSVKVTKPNGEVLEKTVNYGDIFLIPLENIKTRAQIRPEKNFDVGAGKGKELDTEIEGGVVGVIIDCRGRRPFVIPQESKQRIEFLQKTATALNAYPK
- the accD gene encoding acetyl-CoA carboxylase, carboxyltransferase subunit beta yields the protein MPIPNSESESAKDSKRMEVPNGLWLRCEGCNEILYRKSLEKNYYICSKCGFHFRISIKKYIEILLDPNTFEEFDANLLPEDPLKFPKYPEKVAEAQKKTGFNEGFVYGRGKVNNIPLIIGLMDFNFIGGSMGSVVGEKVARAIRKARSDRIPLVIIATSGGARMHEGIFSLMQMAKTAAELALLSEAHIPFISIVTNPTMAGVMASYASLGDIIIAEPKALLGFAGARVIEGTIGEKLPEGFQTAEFLLKHGFVDIVVSRKDLRATLSKILDILSPKQEMSQND
- the serS gene encoding serine--tRNA ligase; this encodes MDLKFIRNNPEQAKKILARRDEPISIDEILQLDEKRRDVIKVRDQMRMNHRQLSEQVAKLKKEKKEVSNLVNECKELSEKIKTVEQELSTIENELENKLKFLPNIIHESVPDEDKIVASWGNKPEFTFTPLAHWDLCEALQIVDFTRASKISGSRFVLFKGLGALLERALINFCLDIHTKNGYQEINPPALNLEECFYNTGALPKLADEMYRCTQDPFYLIPTAEVPLVNLHSNECLKEDELPKYYTAYTPCFRREAGSYGKDVRGMIRIHQFDKVELVKFTKPEDSFDELEKMRKDVEELMQLLEIPYQVKLLSAKEMAFQSAKTYDIEAWAGGVGAWLEVSSISNCVDFQARRGNIRLRRKSGELEYVHILNGSGLAFPRIFIALIENNQQKDGTVIIPEVLRPYMGGISKIG
- a CDS encoding class II aldolase/adducin family protein, with the protein product MASANTKKKIIALGKFLFEHKYIVASDGNISARVNNWEMLITRSGVCKGELSTNDIVKLNLKDWNLEDKIYPLKPSSEYRMHSAIYLQRPDVNAVIHAHPALATTFAVTGRKLNVNLLTETAQTLGVIKYLGYYPPGSVELANAVRKAVIKHNVIILGNHGVVVCGQDLTDARFRLERLEFLAKVTLLVTLIQ